In a genomic window of Streptococcus oralis:
- a CDS encoding ABC transporter ATP-binding protein — MVELNLKNIYKKYPNSEHYSVEDFNLDIKDKEFIVFVGPSGCGKSTTLRMIAGLEDITEGTASIDGVVVNDVAPKDRDIAMVFQNYALYPHMTVYDNMAFGLKLRKYSKEDIDKRVQEAAAILGLKEFLDRKPADLSGGQRQRVAMGRAIVRDAKVFLMDEPLSNLDAKLRVSMRAEIAKIHRRIGATTIYVTHDQTEAMTLADRIVIMSATKNPAGTGTIGRVEQIGTPQEVYKNPVNKFVAGFIGSPAMNFINVKLDGSEIVSDGFRLKVPEGALKVLRDKGYEGKELIFGIRPEDVNAEPAFLETFPESVVKATISVSELLGSESHLYCQVGKDEFVAKVDARDYLQTGATVELGFDLNKAHFFDVETEKTVY; from the coding sequence ATGGTAGAATTAAATCTTAAAAATATTTACAAAAAATATCCAAACAGCGAACACTACTCAGTTGAAGACTTCAACTTGGACATCAAAGACAAAGAATTTATCGTTTTCGTAGGGCCTTCAGGATGTGGTAAATCAACAACTCTTCGTATGATTGCTGGTCTTGAAGACATTACAGAAGGTACTGCATCTATCGATGGCGTGGTTGTCAACGACGTGGCTCCAAAAGACCGTGACATTGCCATGGTATTCCAAAACTACGCTCTTTACCCACACATGACTGTATATGACAACATGGCTTTCGGTTTGAAATTGCGTAAGTACAGCAAAGAAGACATCGACAAACGTGTACAAGAAGCAGCAGCAATCCTTGGTTTGAAAGAATTCTTGGATCGTAAACCAGCTGACCTTTCAGGTGGTCAACGTCAACGTGTTGCCATGGGTCGTGCCATCGTCCGTGATGCAAAAGTGTTCTTGATGGATGAACCTTTGTCAAACTTGGATGCCAAACTTCGTGTATCGATGCGTGCTGAAATTGCGAAGATTCACCGTCGTATCGGTGCTACAACTATCTACGTAACCCACGACCAAACAGAAGCGATGACACTTGCAGACCGTATCGTTATCATGTCAGCAACTAAGAACCCAGCTGGTACAGGTACTATCGGACGTGTTGAACAAATCGGTACTCCTCAAGAAGTTTACAAAAACCCAGTTAACAAATTTGTAGCAGGATTCATCGGAAGCCCAGCTATGAACTTCATCAATGTAAAATTGGATGGTAGCGAAATTGTTTCTGACGGTTTCCGCTTGAAAGTGCCAGAAGGTGCTTTGAAAGTTCTTCGTGACAAAGGCTACGAAGGAAAAGAATTGATCTTCGGTATCCGTCCAGAAGATGTGAACGCAGAACCTGCTTTCCTTGAAACATTCCCAGAGTCAGTTGTCAAAGCTACTATCTCCGTATCAGAATTGCTTGGTTCAGAATCTCACCTTTACTGCCAAGTTGGTAAAGACGAATTTGTTGCAAAAGTGGATGCTCGTGACTACTTGCAAACAGGTGCAACAGTTGAACTTGGATTTGACTTGAACAAAGCACACTTCTTCGACGTAGAAACTGAAAAAACTGTCTACTAA
- a CDS encoding helix-turn-helix domain-containing protein gives MIAKELQDWFPEAQISDQPVEKPGYLTLPLASQQWILLEEAGLSEREKQLVALLTQQEQARSLNPWYPYLIEGKGQAPQTFKKIQLVYCHLSYFQQENLASWLDMMRTLFPNCQTVLQVGAQDYVFVLQQDKYTSVRSILSDTIEAVEYDFGLRLSIMLGQVWSQTGHQTLSDLIKAERDLFKTWWRQGHQGVHTFSQLYLWSMGERIVDLKVTKECLHQMILDQDQIQEIILSLWENSAVLTKTAQQLYLHRNSLQYKIDRWEELTGLQLKELTDLTLCYQLILPDIL, from the coding sequence ATGATTGCAAAGGAATTACAAGACTGGTTCCCTGAAGCTCAGATTTCAGATCAGCCAGTAGAGAAACCAGGCTATCTTACTCTCCCTTTAGCTTCTCAGCAGTGGATTCTACTGGAGGAAGCTGGGCTCAGCGAACGTGAAAAGCAGTTGGTTGCCCTTTTGACCCAGCAGGAGCAGGCTCGTTCGCTCAATCCTTGGTATCCCTATCTGATTGAGGGGAAGGGGCAGGCGCCGCAAACTTTCAAAAAGATTCAGCTGGTTTATTGCCATCTTTCCTACTTCCAACAGGAAAATCTAGCCTCTTGGCTGGATATGATGCGGACTCTTTTTCCTAACTGTCAGACAGTATTGCAGGTCGGTGCTCAGGATTATGTATTTGTTCTTCAACAAGATAAGTATACCTCTGTTCGCTCGATTTTATCTGATACGATTGAAGCGGTTGAGTATGACTTTGGCCTTCGTCTGTCGATCATGTTGGGGCAGGTGTGGTCTCAGACAGGCCATCAAACCCTATCAGACTTAATCAAAGCGGAGCGAGATTTGTTTAAGACTTGGTGGCGTCAGGGTCACCAAGGTGTACACACCTTTTCACAACTCTATCTTTGGAGTATGGGAGAAAGGATTGTGGACCTGAAGGTAACCAAGGAATGCCTGCACCAGATGATCTTGGATCAGGACCAGATTCAGGAAATCATTCTTTCTCTTTGGGAAAACAGTGCTGTCCTAACTAAAACAGCCCAGCAACTCTATCTGCACCGCAACTCTCTCCAATACAAGATTGATAGATGGGAAGAATTGACAGGGCTTCAGTTGAAGGAGTTAACGGATCTTACCTTGTGTTATCAGTTGATTTTACCAGATATTCTTTAA
- a CDS encoding Mini-ribonuclease 3 yields MIDVNLINGIALAFEGDAVYSMYIRRHLILKGMTKPNKLHQEATKYVSAKAQAHLIALMLEEQVLTEKEEEIYKRGRNANSHTKAKNTDIVTYRMSTGFEAVMGYLHLTENLERLETIISWCIQKVEG; encoded by the coding sequence GTGATTGATGTCAATCTCATTAACGGGATTGCGCTAGCTTTTGAGGGAGATGCAGTTTATTCCATGTATATCCGTCGCCATCTCATCCTTAAAGGCATGACCAAGCCCAATAAACTCCACCAAGAGGCGACCAAGTATGTATCTGCCAAGGCTCAGGCTCACTTGATTGCCCTCATGTTGGAGGAGCAAGTCCTGACGGAAAAAGAAGAAGAAATCTATAAACGCGGCCGCAATGCCAACAGCCACACCAAGGCTAAGAATACAGATATTGTTACTTACCGTATGTCTACAGGCTTTGAAGCGGTCATGGGCTATCTCCATCTGACTGAAAATCTGGAGCGTCTAGAGACCATAATTTCTTGGTGCATCCAAAAAGTGGAGGGCTAG
- the cysS gene encoding cysteine--tRNA ligase, which translates to MIKIYDTMSRDLREFVPIEEGKVRMYVCGPTVYNYIHVGNARSTVAFDTIRRYFEYRGYEVAYISNFTDVDDKIINRAKEEGITPQEVADKYIAAFREDVTSLGVKPATRHPRVVEFMANIIRFVEDLIEKGYAYESQGDVYFRVEKSHNYAKLANKTLEDLELGASGRTDEETARKENPVDFALWKAAKPGEISWNSPWGPGRPGWHIECSVMSTEILGDTIDIHGGGADLEFPHHTNEIAQSEAKTGKTFANYWMHNGFVNIDNVKMSKSLGNFITVHDALKTLDGQVLRFFFATQHYRKPINFTEKAVRDAETNLKYLKNTYEQPFSGTVDAQELQAFKDKFVAAMDEDFNSANGITVVFEMAKWINSGNYDASVKQALADMLEVFGIVFVEEVLDADIEALIQKRQEARANRDFATADQIRDQLAAQGIKLLDTKDGVRWTRD; encoded by the coding sequence ATGATTAAAATTTATGACACCATGTCTCGTGATTTGCGAGAATTTGTCCCAATCGAAGAAGGAAAGGTTCGCATGTATGTCTGTGGGCCTACGGTCTACAACTATATCCACGTGGGGAATGCCCGTTCGACGGTGGCTTTTGATACCATTCGTCGTTATTTTGAATACCGTGGCTACGAAGTTGCCTATATTTCCAATTTTACGGATGTGGATGATAAGATTATCAACCGTGCCAAGGAAGAAGGCATCACGCCGCAAGAGGTTGCGGACAAGTACATTGCTGCCTTTCGTGAGGATGTGACGTCCTTGGGCGTGAAACCTGCGACTCGCCATCCGCGTGTAGTGGAGTTTATGGCGAACATTATCCGCTTTGTGGAAGATTTGATTGAAAAAGGTTATGCTTACGAGAGTCAAGGAGATGTTTACTTCCGCGTGGAAAAATCTCACAACTATGCTAAGTTGGCCAATAAAACCTTGGAAGATTTGGAGCTGGGTGCTTCAGGTCGTACCGATGAAGAAACGGCTCGCAAGGAAAATCCTGTAGACTTTGCTCTTTGGAAAGCTGCAAAACCAGGCGAGATTTCTTGGAACAGTCCTTGGGGACCTGGTCGTCCGGGTTGGCATATCGAGTGTTCGGTCATGTCGACAGAGATTTTGGGAGATACCATTGATATCCACGGTGGTGGAGCTGATTTGGAGTTTCCTCACCATACCAACGAAATTGCCCAGTCAGAAGCAAAAACAGGCAAGACTTTTGCTAACTACTGGATGCACAATGGCTTTGTCAATATCGACAATGTTAAGATGTCTAAGTCCTTGGGCAACTTTATAACCGTACATGATGCCCTCAAAACCCTCGATGGGCAAGTGTTGCGTTTCTTCTTTGCGACTCAGCATTACCGTAAGCCTATCAACTTTACGGAAAAAGCAGTGCGAGACGCAGAGACCAATCTCAAGTATCTGAAGAACACCTACGAGCAACCATTTTCTGGGACTGTAGATGCTCAAGAGTTACAGGCTTTTAAAGATAAGTTTGTTGCCGCTATGGATGAGGATTTCAACTCCGCAAATGGTATCACAGTTGTCTTTGAAATGGCCAAGTGGATTAACTCTGGCAACTATGATGCAAGTGTTAAGCAAGCTCTTGCGGATATGTTGGAGGTCTTTGGGATTGTCTTTGTTGAGGAAGTTTTGGATGCAGACATTGAAGCCTTGATCCAAAAACGCCAAGAAGCGCGTGCTAATCGTGACTTTGCGACAGCAGACCAAATCCGTGATCAATTGGCTGCTCAAGGGATTAAGCTCCTTGACACCAAGGATGGAGTGAGGTGGACTCGTGATTGA
- a CDS encoding dihydrofolate reductase family protein, which produces MAVYFYGCITMDGYLADSQHRIDWLHQLGSVEDTGYDDFYRQMDITIMGKRTFEEIQDLQDVESFYQATENYVFTHDRHLPVSNYQPVAGDVVDFVQQIDKGKNVFVIGGNSLVGPLLDADLFDHLIIQIAPLILGKGVPLFTQEEGQRFYQLDSLRQFGPFAELVFSRKSQK; this is translated from the coding sequence ATGGCAGTATATTTTTACGGCTGTATCACCATGGATGGCTACTTGGCAGACAGTCAGCACAGGATAGACTGGCTGCATCAGCTTGGTTCTGTAGAGGATACAGGCTATGATGACTTTTACAGGCAAATGGATATCACCATCATGGGCAAGCGGACCTTTGAGGAAATCCAAGATTTACAAGATGTAGAAAGTTTTTATCAAGCTACGGAAAACTATGTCTTTACGCATGATAGGCACCTGCCTGTCAGCAATTACCAGCCAGTAGCTGGGGATGTGGTGGACTTTGTTCAGCAGATTGACAAAGGCAAAAATGTCTTTGTGATTGGTGGTAATTCCTTGGTAGGACCGCTCTTGGATGCGGATCTTTTCGACCACCTCATTATTCAGATAGCGCCCCTTATCCTAGGAAAGGGGGTTCCCCTCTTTACCCAAGAGGAAGGGCAGCGCTTTTACCAACTGGATAGCCTCAGACAATTTGGTCCTTTTGCAGAGCTGGTTTTCAGCCGAAAAAGTCAGAAATAG
- the cysE gene encoding serine O-acetyltransferase, with translation MGWWRETIDIVKENDPAARNSLEVLLTYPGVKALAAHRLSHFLWKHGFKLLARMHSQFWRFWTQIEIHPGAQIESGVFIDHGSGLVIGETAIVEKGVLLYHGVTLGGTGKDVGKRHPTVRKGALISAHAQVIGPVEIGENAKVGAAAVVVADVPSDVTVVGIPAKIVRVHGQKDEPTIHEVEEKREYYVNKLEQAREASHRSSGL, from the coding sequence ATGGGATGGTGGCGCGAAACCATTGATATTGTAAAAGAAAATGATCCAGCGGCACGCAACAGTTTGGAAGTTTTGCTGACTTATCCAGGTGTCAAGGCCTTAGCGGCCCACCGTCTCTCGCATTTTCTCTGGAAGCACGGCTTCAAACTCCTGGCTCGGATGCATAGTCAGTTTTGGCGCTTTTGGACCCAAATCGAGATTCATCCGGGTGCTCAGATAGAATCAGGTGTCTTTATCGACCATGGTTCTGGCTTGGTGATTGGAGAGACGGCGATTGTTGAAAAAGGCGTTCTTCTCTATCACGGAGTGACTCTTGGTGGGACTGGTAAGGATGTTGGCAAACGTCACCCGACTGTGCGTAAAGGAGCTCTCATATCAGCCCATGCCCAAGTCATCGGACCAGTGGAAATCGGTGAAAATGCCAAAGTCGGTGCTGCTGCAGTAGTTGTGGCAGACGTACCTAGTGATGTAACAGTTGTCGGTATTCCAGCTAAGATTGTTCGCGTTCATGGACAGAAGGATGAACCAACGATCCACGAAGTCGAAGAAAAACGAGAGTACTACGTCAATAAACTAGAGCAGGCTAGAGAAGCCAGTCACAGATCGTCGGGGTTGTAG
- the pnp gene encoding polyribonucleotide nucleotidyltransferase, whose amino-acid sequence MTKQVFQTTFAGRELIVETGQVAKQANGSVVIRYGESTVLTAAVMSKKMATGDFFPLQVNYEEKMYAAGKFPGGFMKREGRPSTDATLTARLIDRPIRPMFAEGFRNEVQVINTVLSYDDNASAPMAAMFGSSLALSISDIPFDGPIAGVQVGYVDGQIIINPTQEQAEQSLLELTVAGTKHAINMVESGAKELSEEIMLEALLKGHEAVKELIAFQEEIVAAVGKEKAEVELLHVDAELQAEIIEAYNSDLQKAVQVEEKLARESATQAVKDQVTAVYEEKYADHEEFDRIMRDVAEILEQMEHAEVRRLITEDKVRPDGRKVDEIRPLDAVVDFLPRVHGSGLFTRGQTQALSVLTLAPMGETQIIDGLDPEYKKRFMHHYNFPQYSVGETGRYGAPGRREIGHGALGERALAQVLPSLEEFPYAIRLVAEVLESNGSSSQASICAGTLALMAGGVPIKAPVAGIAMGLISDGNNYTVLTDIQGLEDHFGDMDFKVAGTREGITALQMDIKIQGITSEILTEALAQAKKARFEILDVIEATIPEVRPELAPTAPKIDTIKIDVDKIKIVIGKGGETIDKIIAETGVKIDIDEEGNVSIYSSDQDAINRTKEIIAGLVREAKVDEVYHAKVVRIEKFGAFVNLFDKTDALVHISEMAWTRTNRVEDLVAIGDEVDVKVIKIDEKGRIDASMKALLPRPPKPDHDEKGEKSERPHRPRHHKDHKPKKEFTETPKDSE is encoded by the coding sequence ATGACAAAACAAGTGTTTCAAACGACTTTTGCGGGTCGTGAGTTAATCGTAGAGACTGGTCAGGTTGCTAAGCAAGCAAATGGCTCTGTTGTCATCCGTTACGGTGAGTCAACTGTCTTGACTGCGGCCGTTATGTCTAAGAAAATGGCAACTGGGGATTTCTTCCCACTTCAAGTCAACTACGAAGAAAAAATGTATGCGGCTGGGAAGTTTCCTGGTGGCTTTATGAAACGTGAAGGACGTCCTTCAACAGATGCGACTTTGACAGCGCGTTTGATTGACCGTCCAATCCGTCCTATGTTTGCGGAAGGTTTCCGTAATGAAGTGCAAGTCATAAACACGGTCCTTTCTTACGATGATAATGCATCTGCACCAATGGCAGCTATGTTTGGTTCATCCTTGGCACTTTCTATTTCAGACATTCCGTTTGACGGTCCGATCGCTGGGGTACAAGTGGGTTATGTCGATGGCCAAATCATCATCAACCCTACTCAAGAACAAGCTGAGCAATCGCTTCTTGAATTGACAGTAGCTGGTACCAAACACGCTATCAATATGGTGGAGTCTGGTGCCAAAGAATTGTCAGAAGAAATCATGTTGGAAGCTCTTCTCAAAGGGCACGAAGCAGTCAAAGAATTGATTGCCTTCCAAGAAGAAATCGTTGCCGCAGTTGGTAAGGAAAAAGCAGAAGTGGAATTGCTTCATGTGGATGCTGAATTACAAGCTGAAATCATCGAAGCCTACAACAGTGACCTTCAAAAAGCGGTTCAAGTAGAAGAAAAATTGGCTCGTGAATCTGCAACTCAAGCAGTGAAAGACCAAGTCACAGCAGTTTACGAAGAAAAGTATGCAGACCACGAAGAATTTGACCGTATCATGCGTGATGTAGCTGAAATCTTGGAACAAATGGAACATGCTGAAGTGCGCCGTTTGATCACAGAAGACAAGGTTCGTCCTGACGGTCGTAAGGTCGATGAAATCCGTCCTTTGGATGCGGTTGTTGACTTCCTTCCTCGTGTGCATGGTTCCGGTCTCTTCACTCGTGGACAAACTCAGGCTCTTTCAGTTTTGACCTTGGCTCCGATGGGAGAAACGCAAATCATCGATGGTTTGGACCCAGAGTATAAGAAACGCTTTATGCACCACTATAACTTCCCACAATACTCCGTAGGGGAAACTGGTCGTTACGGTGCACCAGGTCGTCGTGAAATTGGTCACGGTGCTCTCGGTGAGCGTGCTCTTGCTCAAGTTTTGCCAAGCTTGGAAGAATTCCCATACGCTATCCGTCTGGTAGCAGAAGTCTTGGAATCAAACGGTTCTTCCTCTCAAGCCTCTATCTGTGCGGGAACGCTTGCCCTTATGGCTGGTGGTGTGCCAATCAAGGCGCCAGTAGCTGGTATTGCCATGGGTCTCATCTCAGATGGAAATAACTATACAGTATTGACAGATATCCAAGGATTAGAAGATCACTTTGGAGACATGGACTTTAAGGTTGCCGGAACTCGTGAGGGGATTACAGCCCTTCAAATGGATATCAAGATCCAAGGGATTACTTCTGAAATCTTGACTGAAGCTTTGGCTCAAGCCAAGAAAGCGCGTTTTGAAATCCTTGATGTGATTGAAGCAACTATTCCAGAAGTTCGTCCAGAATTGGCTCCAACTGCTCCGAAAATTGATACTATCAAGATTGATGTGGACAAAATCAAGATTGTCATCGGTAAAGGTGGAGAAACCATCGACAAGATTATCGCTGAAACAGGCGTTAAGATTGATATTGACGAAGAAGGTAATGTATCCATCTACTCTAGCGACCAAGATGCCATTAACCGAACCAAAGAAATCATCGCTGGCTTGGTTCGTGAAGCCAAAGTGGATGAAGTTTACCATGCTAAGGTTGTTCGTATCGAGAAATTTGGTGCCTTTGTCAACCTCTTTGATAAGACAGATGCACTTGTGCACATTTCTGAAATGGCTTGGACTCGTACCAACCGTGTCGAGGACTTGGTAGCTATCGGTGATGAAGTTGACGTTAAGGTTATCAAGATTGATGAAAAAGGCCGTATCGATGCCTCTATGAAGGCTCTTCTTCCTCGTCCTCCAAAACCTGATCATGATGAAAAAGGCGAAAAGTCTGAGCGACCTCACCGTCCACGTCATCACAAGGACCACAAACCTAAGAAAGAATTTACAGAAACACCAAAAGATTCAGAATAA
- the metF gene encoding methylenetetrahydrofolate reductase [NAD(P)H] yields the protein MSRQTPSLSFEVFPPNPAVGNDKIISALQDMRELTPHFISVTASNNKFNIKETTVRLADFIQNDLAIPTIAHLPAIYLTKDKVAETIADLDKVGVQKILALRGDIIPDVEPQKDFRYATDLIEFIKEQAPHFDIVGACYPEGHPDSPNQISDIQNLKKKVDAGCSSLVTQLFFDNERFYDFQDKCTLAGIDVPIHAGIMPILNRNQALRLLKTCENIHLPRKFKAILDKYEHDPESLRAAGLAYAVDQIVDLVTQDVAGVHLYTMNNAETAKYIHQATHALFNHQSLG from the coding sequence ATGTCACGCCAAACTCCGTCACTTTCATTTGAAGTGTTCCCTCCAAACCCAGCTGTGGGTAATGATAAAATTATTTCAGCCTTGCAGGATATGCGGGAGCTGACACCGCACTTTATCAGTGTGACCGCCAGTAATAATAAATTTAATATCAAGGAAACAACGGTTCGTTTGGCTGACTTTATCCAGAATGACTTGGCGATTCCAACCATTGCCCACTTGCCAGCTATCTATCTGACCAAGGACAAAGTTGCTGAAACCATTGCAGACTTGGATAAGGTTGGGGTACAGAAAATCTTGGCCTTGCGTGGGGACATTATCCCTGATGTGGAACCACAAAAGGATTTCCGCTACGCAACGGATTTGATCGAGTTCATCAAGGAACAAGCTCCTCACTTTGATATTGTTGGTGCTTGCTACCCAGAGGGGCACCCTGACTCTCCAAACCAAATCTCGGATATTCAAAATCTCAAGAAAAAAGTGGATGCAGGCTGTTCAAGTCTTGTAACGCAACTTTTCTTTGACAATGAGCGCTTCTACGATTTCCAAGACAAGTGTACCTTGGCAGGGATTGATGTTCCTATTCATGCGGGAATCATGCCTATTCTTAACCGTAACCAAGCGCTTCGTCTCTTGAAGACTTGTGAGAATATCCACCTTCCACGTAAATTTAAGGCCATCTTAGACAAGTATGAGCATGACCCTGAGTCGCTCAGAGCAGCAGGACTTGCCTATGCAGTGGACCAAATCGTGGACTTGGTCACTCAGGATGTCGCAGGTGTGCATCTTTACACCATGAACAATGCTGAAACAGCAAAATACATCCACCAAGCAACCCATGCCTTGTTTAACCATCAGTCTTTAGGATAA
- the metE gene encoding 5-methyltetrahydropteroyltriglutamate--homocysteine S-methyltransferase, whose amino-acid sequence MSTTIIGFPRLGEFRELKFTTEKYFRKEISEEELLAAAKELRAKHWNIVKEKGITEIPSNDFSHYDNFLDAAFLFNVVPASVQNLDLSDLERYFALGRGYQGEKGDVRALPMKKWFNTNYHYIVPKFEKDTQVKLAGHKIFDEFQEAKELGLNTRPVLVGPFTFLQLSDFEEGVKAEDFVDSLVAAYQEVFAKLAELGATRIQLDEAALVKDLTAEEKALFLNLYNKLLADKKGLEVLLQTYFGDVRDVYSDLVNLPVDAIGLDFVEGKKTLELVKGGFPADKTLYAGIVNGKNIWRNNYEKSLAVLEQIPAENIVLTSSCSLLHVPFTTANEEFEPAILNHFAFAVEKLEELRDLDAIRNGQGAEALAANKELFATERVGENAELRARIAGLTDADYTRLPAFAEREAIQEEAFKLPALPTTTIGSFPQTKEVRAKRLAFRKGELSQEEYDAFLAETIDEWIKWQEEVGFDVLVHGEFERNDMVEYFGQNLSGYLFSKNGWVQSYGMRGVKPPIIWGDVTRLNPITVKWSSYAQSRTDKPVKGMLTGPVTILNWSFPREDISIKDSTLQIALAIKDEVLDLEAAGVKIIQIDEAALREKLPLRRSDWYEDYLDWAIPAFRLVHSTVAPDTQIHTHMCYSEFTDIIPAIDNMDADVISFEASRSNLEILDELKAKNFQTEVGPGVYDIHSPRVPNEGEIDHTIDAILAKVPSKKVWINPDCGLKTRGIPETKESLIRLVEAAKAAREKL is encoded by the coding sequence ATGTCAACTACGATCATCGGTTTCCCTCGTTTGGGCGAATTCCGCGAATTAAAATTTACAACTGAAAAATACTTTAGAAAAGAAATCTCAGAAGAAGAACTCTTGGCAGCAGCAAAAGAATTGCGTGCGAAACACTGGAACATTGTCAAAGAAAAAGGCATCACTGAAATTCCATCAAATGACTTTTCTCACTATGACAACTTCTTAGATGCGGCTTTCCTCTTTAACGTGGTACCTGCATCCGTTCAAAACTTGGACTTGTCTGACCTTGAGCGCTACTTTGCTTTGGGTCGTGGTTACCAAGGAGAAAAAGGGGACGTGCGTGCCCTTCCGATGAAGAAATGGTTCAACACCAACTACCACTACATCGTGCCTAAATTTGAAAAAGACACTCAAGTTAAATTGGCTGGTCACAAGATCTTTGATGAGTTCCAAGAAGCAAAAGAACTTGGATTGAACACTCGTCCAGTCCTTGTAGGACCATTCACTTTCCTTCAATTGTCAGACTTTGAAGAAGGCGTGAAAGCAGAAGACTTCGTAGACAGCTTAGTAGCTGCATACCAAGAAGTTTTTGCTAAATTGGCGGAGCTTGGTGCGACTCGCATCCAACTCGACGAAGCGGCTCTTGTCAAAGATTTGACAGCTGAAGAAAAAGCTCTCTTCTTGAACCTCTACAACAAACTCTTGGCTGACAAAAAAGGTCTTGAAGTCTTGCTTCAAACTTACTTCGGTGACGTTCGTGACGTCTACTCTGATCTTGTGAACTTGCCAGTAGATGCGATCGGTCTTGACTTCGTTGAAGGTAAGAAAACTCTTGAACTCGTTAAAGGTGGTTTCCCAGCTGACAAGACTCTCTATGCTGGTATCGTCAATGGTAAAAACATTTGGCGCAACAACTACGAAAAGAGCTTGGCTGTTCTTGAGCAAATTCCAGCTGAAAACATCGTTTTGACTAGCTCATGCTCACTTCTTCATGTGCCATTTACAACAGCTAACGAAGAATTTGAACCAGCAATCTTGAACCACTTTGCTTTTGCAGTTGAAAAATTGGAAGAACTTCGTGACTTGGATGCTATCCGCAATGGTCAAGGTGCAGAGGCTCTTGCTGCTAATAAAGAACTCTTTGCGACGGAGCGTGTGGGTGAAAATGCAGAACTTCGTGCACGTATCGCTGGATTGACAGACGCTGACTACACTCGTTTGCCAGCCTTTGCAGAACGTGAAGCCATCCAAGAAGAAGCCTTTAAACTTCCAGCTCTTCCAACAACAACCATCGGTTCATTCCCTCAAACTAAGGAAGTCCGTGCCAAACGTTTGGCCTTCCGTAAGGGTGAATTGTCACAAGAAGAATACGACGCCTTCCTTGCTGAAACTATCGACGAATGGATCAAATGGCAAGAAGAAGTTGGATTTGACGTGCTTGTACACGGTGAATTCGAGCGTAACGACATGGTTGAGTACTTCGGTCAAAACTTGTCAGGTTACCTCTTCTCTAAGAATGGTTGGGTACAATCTTACGGTATGCGTGGGGTGAAACCACCAATCATCTGGGGTGATGTCACTCGTCTCAACCCAATCACTGTCAAATGGTCTAGCTACGCACAAAGCCGTACAGACAAGCCTGTCAAAGGTATGTTGACTGGACCTGTTACCATCCTTAACTGGTCATTCCCACGTGAAGACATTTCTATCAAGGATTCAACTCTTCAAATCGCTCTTGCCATCAAGGATGAAGTTCTTGACCTTGAAGCTGCAGGTGTGAAAATCATCCAAATTGACGAGGCTGCTCTTCGTGAGAAATTGCCACTCCGTCGTAGCGACTGGTACGAAGACTACCTTGACTGGGCTATTCCAGCCTTCCGCTTGGTACACTCTACAGTAGCGCCAGACACACAAATCCACACCCACATGTGTTACTCAGAATTTACAGATATCATCCCAGCTATCGACAACATGGATGCGGACGTTATTTCCTTTGAAGCAAGCCGTTCAAACCTTGAAATCTTGGACGAGCTCAAAGCGAAAAACTTCCAAACAGAAGTGGGGCCTGGGGTTTACGATATCCACTCACCTCGTGTGCCAAATGAAGGCGAAATCGACCACACAATCGATGCTATTCTTGCCAAAGTACCAAGCAAGAAAGTTTGGATCAACCCTGACTGTGGTTTGAAAACACGCGGTATTCCAGAAACAAAAGAAAGCTTGATCCGCCTTGTCGAAGCAGCAAAAGCTGCGCGTGAGAAATTGTAA
- a CDS encoding helix-turn-helix domain-containing protein, protein MKNSAIGSNWKDVRTELFTKEEILESDMRVAIMSELIEARHEQGISQKKLEELSGVSQPVIARMETGKTSPQLDTVLKVLASLGKTLAVVPLEQEKG, encoded by the coding sequence ATGAAGAATAGTGCCATTGGAAGTAATTGGAAGGATGTCCGAACAGAACTCTTTACCAAGGAAGAAATTCTTGAAAGTGATATGCGAGTGGCTATTATGAGTGAGTTGATTGAGGCTAGACATGAGCAAGGTATCAGTCAGAAAAAGCTAGAGGAACTCAGTGGAGTAAGCCAGCCTGTTATAGCTAGGATGGAGACAGGAAAGACCAGTCCTCAGTTGGATACGGTCTTAAAAGTTTTAGCCAGTTTAGGAAAGACACTAGCAGTCGTTCCACTTGAACAGGAAAAAGGTTGA